In Luteitalea sp. TBR-22, one genomic interval encodes:
- a CDS encoding pyrroloquinoline quinone-dependent dehydrogenase has product MRASAWHLLAATLVVAGVLSTHVSTQAPSSVHDSARFAPLADITRQNVTTLVPAWTFHSGDFAGGQGPEPKGAVPGLQSRPVYSRGTLYVTTPSSIVIALDAETGKERWRHDPQQGATKRCHQPHRGVALWPVDHEQASSRTVLSGTCDGRLIALDADTGRPRKGFGANGAIDLRPGADVQPGDDFAVTSAPAIFKDLVITGALVPEGKPRGPAGDVRAFDVRTGREAWRFHTVPRPGEHGHETWPRDGWQRRTGANVWSSMTVDHERGLVFLPIGSPSYDFYGGDRKGRNLFGNSLVALDAATGTRRWHQQLVHHDVWDYDPPSQPILADIPRNGRTVPVVIQLTKMGLVFVFERATGLPVFGIEERRVPVSEVPGEETSPTQPIPIAPAPLARTTPVTRDQLTSVTPQSRAECEALFARVTAGGLYTPPGLSPTLLFPGTMGGATWSGGAVDPVSSYLVVNTNEIGAIAQMVPAPAGAPLPWVRGGALGAYGRFWDSQQLPCQAPPWGKLNAIDLSTGKIAWQVPLGNVPVLEAQGITGTGSLNLGGPMVTAGGLVFIGGAIDSRLRAFDIRTGQEVWRAQLPASGHGAPVSYRGPKTGKQYVVIAAGGGGKFSKAISDAFVAFALP; this is encoded by the coding sequence GTGCGCGCCTCCGCCTGGCATCTCCTCGCCGCGACCCTCGTCGTCGCGGGCGTCCTCTCCACCCACGTCTCGACGCAGGCGCCCTCGTCGGTCCACGACAGCGCACGGTTCGCTCCCCTGGCCGACATCACGCGCCAGAACGTGACCACGCTGGTGCCAGCCTGGACCTTCCACTCGGGCGACTTCGCCGGCGGTCAGGGCCCCGAGCCGAAGGGCGCGGTGCCCGGCCTGCAGTCGCGACCCGTCTACTCGCGCGGCACCCTCTACGTCACCACGCCCTCCAGCATCGTCATCGCGCTCGACGCCGAGACGGGCAAGGAGCGCTGGCGGCACGACCCGCAGCAGGGCGCGACGAAGCGGTGCCACCAGCCGCATCGTGGCGTCGCGTTGTGGCCCGTCGATCACGAGCAGGCCAGCTCGCGCACCGTGCTGTCGGGGACGTGCGACGGCCGGTTGATCGCCCTCGACGCCGACACCGGCCGCCCGCGCAAGGGGTTCGGCGCCAATGGCGCCATCGACCTGCGCCCGGGCGCCGACGTGCAGCCCGGCGACGACTTCGCCGTCACCTCCGCGCCCGCCATCTTCAAGGACCTCGTGATCACGGGGGCGTTGGTGCCGGAGGGAAAGCCGCGCGGACCTGCCGGCGACGTGCGCGCCTTCGACGTGCGCACCGGCCGGGAGGCGTGGCGGTTCCACACGGTGCCCCGACCTGGCGAGCACGGGCACGAGACGTGGCCGCGCGACGGCTGGCAACGCCGCACCGGCGCCAACGTGTGGTCGTCGATGACGGTGGACCACGAGCGCGGGCTCGTGTTCCTGCCGATCGGGTCGCCGTCCTATGACTTCTACGGCGGCGATCGCAAGGGCCGCAACCTGTTCGGCAATTCGCTCGTGGCGCTCGACGCGGCGACCGGGACGCGCCGCTGGCACCAGCAACTGGTGCATCACGACGTGTGGGACTACGACCCGCCGTCGCAGCCGATCCTGGCCGACATCCCGCGCAACGGGCGGACCGTGCCGGTGGTCATCCAGCTCACGAAGATGGGCCTGGTGTTCGTCTTCGAGCGCGCCACCGGCCTGCCCGTGTTCGGGATCGAGGAACGCAGGGTGCCGGTGAGCGAAGTGCCGGGCGAGGAGACGTCGCCGACGCAGCCGATCCCGATCGCGCCCGCGCCGCTCGCGCGCACCACGCCGGTGACGCGCGACCAGCTCACCAGCGTCACGCCGCAGTCGCGCGCCGAGTGCGAGGCCCTGTTCGCCAGGGTGACCGCAGGCGGCCTCTACACGCCGCCGGGGCTGTCGCCGACGCTGCTGTTCCCGGGCACCATGGGCGGCGCCACGTGGTCGGGCGGGGCCGTCGATCCGGTGTCGTCCTACCTGGTCGTGAACACCAACGAGATCGGCGCGATCGCCCAGATGGTGCCGGCGCCGGCCGGGGCGCCGCTGCCGTGGGTCCGTGGGGGCGCGCTCGGCGCCTACGGGCGCTTCTGGGACAGCCAGCAGTTGCCCTGCCAGGCGCCGCCCTGGGGCAAGCTCAACGCCATCGATCTGTCGACGGGGAAGATCGCCTGGCAGGTGCCCCTCGGCAACGTGCCCGTGCTCGAGGCGCAGGGGATCACGGGAACGGGATCGTTGAACCTCGGTGGCCCGATGGTCACGGCGGGCGGCCTGGTGTTCATCGGCGGCGCCATCGACAGCCGCCTGCGGGCCTTCGACATCCGCACCGGCCAGGAGGTCTGGCGGGCGCAGCTGCCGGCCAGCGGCCACGGCGCGCCGGTCAGCTACCGTGGCCCGAAGACAGGGAAGCAGTACGTGGTGATCGCCGCCGGCGGCGGTGGCAAGTTCTCGAAGGCGATCTCGGATGCCTTCGTGGCCTTCGCGTTGCCGTGA
- a CDS encoding HD-GYP domain-containing protein produces the protein MTLRVAQTSYSLTAIYAGLSHALDLTEGHPRGHAERACRIALGLAAVIGLDEDLRRDLVHATLLKDAGCSSNALRVYELFGGPEHGVKRAVWERDWRRFGQRLRYALAWTERGGSPVARFRKLAQLATDPGGAREIFQIRCSRGAEIARRIGCAPHVAQAVHDMDEHWDGGGHPRGLRGEDIPLLARIMGLAQVMEIFWGLGGPIAAIDVARTRRGTWFSPDLVSAAEALAAETSVWEDMFAPDLVGRLLAQMPADERVHVDAPRLDQVSEAFALVIDGKSPYTHDHSARVAAYAVEIGTRLGLDHEELRRLHRAGLVHDLGKLTVPNSILEHPGKLDDDQWKVVRQHPSYTFDVLARVPILEELALDAASHHERVDGRGYHRGLPGERLSTTARILAVSDVMDALAADRPYRAGMPPERVLEILRTDAGSHFCSRCVDACSVDLIAAPRAA, from the coding sequence ATGACGCTGCGAGTCGCCCAGACCTCGTACTCCCTGACGGCGATCTATGCCGGCCTGTCGCACGCCCTCGACCTCACCGAGGGCCACCCGCGCGGCCACGCCGAGCGGGCATGCCGCATCGCCCTCGGCCTGGCAGCGGTGATCGGCCTGGACGAGGACCTGCGTCGCGACCTGGTTCACGCGACCCTGCTCAAGGACGCCGGGTGCTCGAGCAACGCGCTGCGCGTGTACGAGCTGTTCGGCGGTCCCGAGCACGGCGTGAAGCGCGCCGTGTGGGAGCGCGACTGGCGCCGCTTCGGCCAGCGGTTGCGGTACGCACTGGCGTGGACCGAACGCGGCGGCTCGCCCGTGGCACGCTTCCGCAAGCTGGCGCAGCTGGCCACCGACCCCGGCGGCGCTCGCGAGATCTTCCAGATCCGGTGCTCGCGAGGCGCCGAGATTGCCCGCCGGATCGGGTGCGCGCCACACGTGGCGCAGGCCGTCCACGACATGGACGAGCACTGGGACGGTGGCGGACACCCGCGCGGCCTGCGCGGCGAGGACATCCCGCTGCTGGCCCGCATCATGGGGCTCGCGCAGGTGATGGAGATCTTCTGGGGCCTCGGCGGGCCGATCGCCGCCATCGACGTGGCGCGGACGCGGCGCGGCACGTGGTTCTCTCCCGACCTGGTGAGCGCCGCCGAGGCGCTCGCCGCCGAGACCTCCGTGTGGGAGGACATGTTCGCCCCCGACCTCGTGGGCCGCCTCCTCGCGCAGATGCCCGCCGACGAGCGCGTGCACGTCGACGCGCCGCGGCTCGACCAGGTCTCGGAGGCCTTCGCGCTCGTCATCGACGGCAAGTCGCCGTACACCCACGATCATTCGGCGCGAGTGGCCGCCTACGCCGTGGAAATCGGCACGCGCCTCGGGCTCGACCACGAGGAACTCCGCCGCCTGCATCGCGCCGGACTCGTGCACGACCTCGGCAAGCTCACCGTGCCCAACAGCATCCTCGAGCATCCCGGCAAGCTCGACGATGATCAGTGGAAGGTGGTGCGGCAGCACCCGTCGTACACATTCGACGTCCTCGCCCGCGTGCCGATCCTCGAGGAGCTGGCGCTCGACGCCGCCAGCCACCACGAACGGGTCGACGGTCGCGGCTACCATCGCGGCCTCCCCGGCGAGCGCCTCTCGACCACGGCGCGCATCCTGGCCGTGTCCGACGTGATGGATGCCCTGGCGGCCGACCGCCCCTACCGGGCCGGCATGCCGCCGGAACGCGTCCTCGAGATCCTGCGGACCGATGCCGGGAGCCACTTCTGCTCCCGGTGTGTCGATGCGTGCAGCGTCGACCTCATCGCCGCGCCGCGGGCAGCGTAG
- a CDS encoding DUF429 domain-containing protein: MSLIGIDGCRGGWLCVADTDGVLGAAIVPTLAAILDAHRPRVVVIDIPIGLAERGPRRCDALARRALAPTRASSVFPAPVRGALGHPTYEATCAAHRAIDGRALSKQAWCILPKIAEVDALLQRRPEWRGPVHEGHPELSFATWNHGVPLRHGKRTPEGRVERRALIEARWPGAVDRLTPALPPGAWAADDLLDAFAVLWTAHRIAAGEAVRRPEPPDLDGTGLRMAITA; the protein is encoded by the coding sequence ATGAGCCTCATCGGCATCGACGGCTGCCGCGGCGGCTGGTTGTGCGTCGCCGACACCGATGGCGTGCTCGGGGCGGCGATCGTGCCGACGCTCGCCGCGATCCTCGACGCGCATCGTCCACGGGTCGTCGTGATCGACATCCCGATCGGGCTGGCCGAGCGCGGGCCACGGCGGTGCGATGCGCTCGCGCGCCGCGCGCTCGCCCCGACACGCGCGAGCAGCGTCTTTCCGGCGCCGGTGCGTGGCGCGCTGGGACACCCGACATACGAGGCGACATGCGCGGCGCACCGGGCGATCGATGGCCGCGCCCTGAGCAAGCAGGCCTGGTGCATCCTGCCGAAGATTGCCGAGGTCGACGCCCTGCTGCAGCGTCGTCCGGAGTGGCGGGGGCCGGTGCACGAGGGCCATCCCGAGCTGTCGTTCGCGACCTGGAACCACGGTGTGCCGTTGCGCCACGGCAAGCGCACCCCCGAGGGACGGGTCGAGCGTCGCGCGCTGATCGAGGCGCGGTGGCCCGGCGCCGTGGATCGGCTCACGCCTGCGCTCCCGCCAGGAGCCTGGGCAGCCGACGACCTGCTCGACGCCTTCGCCGTCCTCTGGACGGCGCACCGCATCGCTGCCGGGGAGGCCGTGCGCCGGCCCGAGCCGCCCGATCTTGACGGGACGGGCCTCAGGATGGCCATCACGGCGTAG
- a CDS encoding hydrogenase maturation protease translates to MTMPAELTARALPRLAAGTRVLVFGIGNPGRGDDALGCRLVEALEDAGLPPGVTLDANYQLTPEDALTIAEHDVVVFADATVAPDAPTPYTLTLADTADTPTFSTHAMSIGSVLALARQLSGRVPQAWTMAIPAYGFEINDVLTSQAAANLACACDDVRTWLMSLEPHVVGSEP, encoded by the coding sequence ATGACCATGCCGGCTGAGCTCACGGCTCGCGCGCTGCCTCGCCTCGCGGCCGGGACACGTGTGCTCGTGTTCGGCATCGGCAACCCCGGGCGCGGCGACGACGCGCTCGGGTGCCGGTTGGTGGAGGCGCTCGAGGACGCAGGCCTGCCGCCGGGCGTGACCCTCGACGCCAACTACCAGCTCACCCCGGAAGACGCATTGACGATCGCCGAACACGACGTCGTGGTGTTCGCGGATGCGACCGTGGCGCCCGATGCGCCGACGCCCTACACGCTGACGCTGGCCGACACCGCGGACACGCCGACGTTCTCGACGCACGCGATGAGCATCGGCTCGGTGCTCGCGCTCGCCAGGCAACTCAGCGGCCGCGTGCCGCAGGCCTGGACGATGGCGATCCCGGCATACGGCTTCGAGATCAACGACGTCCTCACCTCGCAGGCCGCCGCCAACCTCGCCTGCGCGTGCGACGATGTCCGCACCTGGCTCATGAGCCTGGAGCCGCACGTCGTGGGTTCTGAGCCCTGA
- a CDS encoding Ni/Fe hydrogenase subunit alpha, with protein MSRKITIEPVTRVEGHGKVTIRIDDDNRVTDTRLHIVEFRGFERFVQGRPLWEVVVLVQRLCGICPVSHHLCAAKAMDVVSGVRSDQLTPTAEKMRRLMHYGQMFQSHVLHFFHLASPDLLFGMDSDPAQRNIVGVLGAYPELARKAVLMRKFGQEVIRVTAGKKIHGTGALPGGINKHLSAEERDALLVGTFEFNADRMVEWAQEGLELFKAHQKAHKDLIDGFAAFPSNYLSLVRKDGALDLYHGGLRAVDEFGQKIFDHVDYEEYASYIAEETRSWTYMKFPFIRSLGREKGWYRVGPLARLNTCDFIPSPLAQAEFEIYKAYTMGRPNGMSMHMHWARLIEALHAAEVIRDLLKDPDLLSGELMTTGVRRGEGVGVIEAPRGTLFHHYQVDEHDLVTMCNLIVSTTSNNEAMNRAVHWVADHVISGHEDVTEGMLNQVEVAIRAYDPCLSCATHALGQMPLRLRVENTKGELLREFVRDSSTRPA; from the coding sequence ATGTCCCGCAAGATCACCATCGAGCCGGTCACCCGCGTCGAGGGCCACGGCAAGGTCACCATCCGCATCGACGACGACAACCGCGTCACCGACACGCGGCTGCACATCGTCGAGTTCCGCGGCTTCGAGCGCTTTGTCCAGGGCCGTCCGCTGTGGGAGGTGGTGGTCCTGGTGCAGCGGCTGTGCGGCATCTGTCCCGTGAGCCACCACCTGTGCGCCGCCAAGGCCATGGACGTGGTGAGCGGCGTGCGATCCGACCAGCTCACGCCCACCGCCGAGAAGATGCGGCGGCTGATGCACTACGGGCAGATGTTCCAGTCGCACGTCCTGCACTTCTTCCACCTGGCCTCGCCCGACCTCCTGTTCGGGATGGACTCCGATCCCGCGCAGCGCAACATCGTCGGCGTGCTCGGCGCCTACCCCGAGCTGGCGCGCAAGGCCGTGCTGATGCGCAAGTTCGGCCAGGAAGTGATCCGCGTCACCGCCGGCAAGAAGATCCACGGCACCGGCGCGCTGCCGGGCGGCATCAACAAGCACCTGTCGGCCGAGGAGCGCGACGCGTTGCTGGTGGGCACCTTCGAGTTCAACGCCGACCGCATGGTGGAGTGGGCGCAGGAAGGCCTCGAGCTGTTCAAGGCCCACCAGAAGGCCCACAAGGACCTGATCGACGGCTTCGCGGCGTTCCCGTCCAACTACCTGAGCCTGGTCCGCAAGGACGGCGCGCTCGACCTGTACCACGGCGGGCTGCGCGCGGTCGACGAGTTCGGCCAGAAGATCTTCGATCACGTCGACTACGAGGAGTACGCCAGCTACATCGCCGAGGAGACGCGCAGCTGGACCTACATGAAGTTCCCGTTCATCCGCAGCCTCGGGCGCGAGAAGGGCTGGTATCGCGTCGGCCCGCTCGCGCGCCTGAACACCTGCGACTTCATCCCGAGCCCGCTTGCGCAGGCCGAGTTCGAGATCTACAAGGCCTACACGATGGGACGCCCCAACGGCATGTCGATGCACATGCACTGGGCGCGCCTCATCGAGGCGCTCCACGCCGCCGAGGTGATCCGCGACCTGCTGAAGGACCCCGACCTGCTCTCCGGCGAGTTGATGACCACGGGCGTGCGCCGGGGCGAGGGCGTCGGCGTGATCGAGGCGCCGCGCGGCACGCTGTTCCATCACTACCAGGTGGACGAGCACGACCTCGTGACGATGTGCAACCTGATCGTCTCGACCACGAGCAACAACGAGGCGATGAACCGTGCAGTGCACTGGGTGGCCGACCACGTGATCAGCGGCCACGAGGACGTCACCGAGGGCATGCTCAACCAGGTGGAGGTGGCAATCCGCGCCTACGATCCGTGCCTCAGTTGCGCCACCCACGCGCTCGGCCAGATGCCGCTCAGGCTGCGCGTCGAGAACACGAAGGGCGAACTGCTGCGTGAGTTCGTCCGCGACTCCTCGACTCGCCCGGCATGA
- a CDS encoding 2Fe-2S iron-sulfur cluster-binding protein, translating into MEQGLVELTLNGTIVRAKDGQSIVEAARDNGIYIPTLCDYKSLPPAGTCRMCMVKVGNRIISGCTTPVANGMVVESESPELSDLRKGIIEMLFVEGNHMCPSCEKSGDCELQALAYRYRMDVPRFPFSFTNRSIDASLPHLILEHNRCIQCLRCVRGVKARGGQDIFGFTDRGREIRITVDTTHPESMSDEVARKAEAICPVGALIRKGPHYTTPVGQRRFDLTPIGTDVEKGGEDA; encoded by the coding sequence ATGGAACAGGGCCTCGTCGAACTCACGCTGAACGGCACCATCGTCCGCGCCAAGGACGGGCAGAGCATCGTCGAGGCGGCGCGCGACAACGGCATCTACATTCCCACGCTGTGCGACTACAAGAGCCTGCCGCCGGCCGGCACCTGCCGCATGTGCATGGTGAAGGTGGGCAACCGCATCATCTCCGGCTGCACGACGCCGGTGGCCAACGGCATGGTGGTGGAGAGCGAGAGCCCCGAGCTCAGCGACCTCCGCAAGGGCATCATCGAGATGCTGTTCGTGGAGGGCAACCACATGTGCCCGAGCTGCGAGAAGAGCGGCGACTGCGAGTTGCAGGCGCTCGCCTACCGCTACCGCATGGACGTGCCGAGGTTCCCGTTCTCGTTCACCAACCGCAGCATCGACGCCTCGCTGCCGCACCTGATCCTCGAGCACAACCGCTGCATCCAGTGCCTGCGCTGCGTCCGTGGCGTCAAGGCGCGCGGCGGGCAGGACATCTTCGGCTTCACCGACCGCGGCCGCGAGATCCGCATCACCGTCGACACCACGCACCCCGAGTCGATGTCCGACGAGGTCGCGAGGAAGGCCGAGGCGATCTGCCCGGTGGGCGCCCTGATCCGCAAGGGGCCGCACTACACGACGCCGGTCGGCCAGCGGCGCTTCGACCTCACGCCAATCGGCACCGACGTCGAGAAGGGCGGGGAAGACGCATGA
- a CDS encoding NAD(P)H-dependent oxidoreductase subunit E — MRGAIRAIVDKHKGERRQLLAMLREVQATFRHIPADAITFLAEDLDLPRVQVEGTATFYHFFSREHRGDVTVYLNTSAMSELSGGPEVAAAFEQEVGTRFGTTTADRSIGLYTTSCIGMSDQEPAALINDVPFTRLTPARVREIVAGLRAGKAVRDLVGPLGDGRNATPLIHAEVHNNIRHTGSVFFAPFTPGAALSQALEMASLEVIDGVKKSGLRGRGGAGFSTGQKWASCRATEGESRYVICNADEGEPGTFKDRVILTECAELMFEGMAVAGYAVEAKRGLLYLRGEYAYLVPHLEAVLQRMRDRHLLGKRILGTHFSFDIALRVGAGAYICGEESALIESAEGKRGTPRNRPPFPTVSGYRHRPTIVNNVETFGCAARIAEHGWQWFRAMGTAASAGVKLLSVSGDCERPGVYEVPWGTTVNDVLERCGAGATMCVQVGGPSRAYVPPSQFGRRIAYEDLDTGGAVTVFGQHRDLLQIVRNHMQFFANESCGFCVPCRAGNTLLLKALDKIRAGLGTTADLDAIEHLGAMVIKTSRCGLGQTSPNPLLSTLTHFRDTYLQVVRSDVDFISQFNLEAATAESIAVSGHAPVTEQA, encoded by the coding sequence ATGCGCGGCGCGATCCGGGCCATTGTCGACAAGCACAAGGGCGAACGGCGACAACTCCTCGCCATGTTGCGGGAGGTGCAGGCGACCTTCCGACACATCCCTGCCGACGCGATCACCTTCCTTGCCGAGGATCTCGACCTGCCCCGCGTCCAGGTCGAGGGCACCGCGACCTTCTACCACTTCTTCTCGCGCGAGCATCGCGGCGACGTCACCGTCTACCTCAACACCAGCGCGATGTCCGAGCTCTCGGGCGGCCCCGAGGTGGCGGCCGCCTTCGAGCAGGAGGTCGGCACCCGGTTCGGCACCACGACTGCCGATCGCTCGATCGGGCTCTACACCACGTCGTGCATCGGGATGTCGGACCAGGAGCCGGCCGCGCTCATCAACGACGTGCCCTTCACGCGCCTCACCCCGGCGCGGGTGCGCGAGATCGTCGCCGGCCTCAGGGCCGGCAAGGCCGTGCGCGACCTGGTGGGGCCGCTCGGCGACGGCCGGAACGCGACGCCGCTCATCCACGCCGAGGTCCACAACAACATCCGCCACACCGGGTCGGTGTTCTTCGCGCCGTTCACGCCGGGCGCGGCGCTGTCGCAGGCGCTCGAGATGGCCTCCCTCGAGGTGATCGACGGCGTGAAGAAGTCGGGGCTGCGCGGCCGCGGCGGCGCAGGATTCTCGACGGGGCAGAAGTGGGCGTCGTGCCGCGCCACCGAGGGCGAGTCGCGCTACGTGATCTGCAACGCCGACGAGGGCGAGCCCGGCACCTTCAAGGACCGCGTCATCCTCACCGAGTGCGCCGAGTTGATGTTCGAGGGCATGGCCGTCGCCGGCTACGCCGTCGAGGCCAAGCGCGGGCTGCTGTACCTGCGCGGCGAGTACGCGTACCTCGTGCCGCACCTCGAGGCGGTGCTGCAGCGGATGCGCGATCGCCACCTGCTCGGCAAGCGCATCCTCGGCACGCATTTCAGCTTCGACATCGCCCTGCGCGTCGGCGCCGGCGCCTACATCTGCGGCGAGGAGTCGGCGCTGATCGAGTCGGCCGAGGGCAAGCGCGGCACGCCCCGCAACCGCCCGCCGTTCCCCACCGTGTCCGGCTACCGGCACCGCCCGACCATCGTCAACAACGTCGAGACGTTCGGTTGCGCGGCGCGCATTGCCGAGCACGGGTGGCAGTGGTTCCGCGCGATGGGGACGGCCGCCTCCGCCGGCGTGAAGCTGCTCAGCGTCTCGGGCGACTGCGAGCGCCCGGGCGTCTACGAGGTGCCGTGGGGCACCACGGTCAACGACGTGCTCGAGCGCTGCGGCGCCGGCGCCACCATGTGCGTCCAGGTGGGCGGACCGTCGCGCGCCTACGTGCCGCCGTCGCAGTTCGGAAGGCGCATCGCCTACGAGGACCTCGACACGGGCGGCGCGGTGACCGTGTTCGGCCAGCACCGCGACCTGCTGCAGATCGTCCGCAACCACATGCAGTTCTTCGCCAACGAGAGCTGCGGGTTCTGCGTGCCGTGCCGCGCCGGCAACACGCTGCTGCTCAAGGCTCTCGACAAGATCCGCGCCGGCCTCGGCACGACCGCCGATCTCGACGCCATCGAGCACCTCGGCGCCATGGTGATCAAGACGTCGCGCTGCGGCCTCGGGCAGACGTCGCCCAACCCGCTGCTCAGCACCCTCACGCACTTCCGCGACACGTACCTGCAGGTGGTGCGCAGCGACGTCGACTTCATCTCGCAGTTCAACCTGGAGGCCGCCACGGCGGAATCCATTGCCGTCTCCGGCCACGCGCCGGTCACCGAGCAGGCGTGA
- a CDS encoding YtxH domain-containing protein has translation MTLSTLDTRSPRPDGGFLLGLLAGAAVGGGLALLFAPQEGADTRQALATRGQQAGRRISDAYSSVAAQARRGARNLASRPAAPRHDPSGRNGEPGHATLVAGHTHERSADPSRVISDVVGEATYTPAPVAPAESGPGATSPAPSNTTWPVV, from the coding sequence ATGACCCTGTCGACTCTCGACACCCGCAGCCCGCGCCCCGACGGCGGGTTCCTGCTCGGCCTCCTCGCCGGCGCCGCCGTCGGTGGCGGCCTCGCGCTCCTCTTCGCCCCGCAGGAGGGCGCCGACACACGCCAGGCCCTCGCCACGCGCGGCCAGCAGGCCGGCCGCCGCATCAGCGACGCCTACAGCTCCGTAGCCGCCCAGGCCCGCCGCGGCGCCCGCAACCTCGCCTCCCGCCCCGCCGCGCCCCGTCACGACCCCTCGGGACGCAACGGCGAACCGGGACACGCGACGCTGGTTGCCGGCCACACCCACGAGCGATCCGCAGATCCCTCGCGCGTCATCAGCGATGTCGTCGGCGAGGCCACGTACACGCCGGCACCCGTCGCGCCCGCCGAGTCGGGCCCGGGGGCGACCTCGCCCGCCCCGTCCAACACCACCTGGCCCGTGGTGTGA
- a CDS encoding VWA domain-containing protein has protein sequence MSGDRPSTHLSAYCGECCSAVPAPLGQVGPAGSACRPFGIRKRGTLMPRALLPSLVLAAGLALTDDAIAQQADLRTSTTTVLFDVVVRDGRGEPIRDLTLNDFELREDGAPQALKVLFQRGAPAPAGSSSAPGGASPGSAAGAGVTLPIDDPAAVALVFHELSPEARALAARVADALVPRLQDGTWLGVFGLEQSLVVAQPFTTSKQAALEGLRSLALRPAASREPTSGIATSSGRGDLRAGVSPTAAAESEGGVATVAQRTRRLDDAPQQGPEYWLARMEARMVANYDRALRDQQGRTAVDGLRALVSAMARGTARKSLVLFSEGLQTSDQARAMLDTLIATANRAGVTFYAVDAAGLRAHSTLASTGRELEVAGREGLGDVRRNDGAWTKDLERQSDLLRSDGTSTLGRLAKDTGGFLLENSNAVDAMAARLEQDQRAQYVLAYTSSKPALDGTYRKVSVKVKRKGARPTARTGYWAVAVPSDEQPQR, from the coding sequence TTGAGCGGCGATCGACCCTCGACGCATCTGTCCGCCTACTGTGGTGAGTGCTGCAGTGCGGTCCCGGCGCCTCTCGGCCAGGTCGGTCCGGCCGGTAGCGCCTGCCGTCCCTTCGGTATCCGGAAACGGGGAACTCTGATGCCCCGAGCGCTTCTGCCGTCCCTGGTTCTCGCCGCGGGCCTTGCCCTGACCGACGACGCGATTGCCCAGCAAGCGGATCTGCGAACATCGACCACCACCGTGCTCTTCGACGTCGTCGTTCGCGATGGCCGAGGTGAGCCGATCCGCGACTTGACCCTGAACGACTTCGAGCTGCGCGAGGACGGCGCGCCTCAAGCCTTGAAGGTGCTGTTCCAGCGTGGCGCTCCGGCGCCGGCAGGCAGTTCCTCGGCACCCGGGGGCGCCTCGCCCGGCAGTGCTGCGGGAGCGGGCGTCACGCTTCCGATCGACGACCCGGCGGCCGTGGCGCTGGTGTTTCATGAACTCTCACCAGAGGCTCGCGCACTTGCCGCACGGGTGGCCGACGCACTCGTGCCTCGCCTGCAGGACGGCACGTGGCTGGGCGTGTTCGGCCTCGAGCAGTCGCTTGTGGTGGCGCAGCCATTCACGACGAGCAAGCAGGCGGCCTTGGAAGGGCTACGCTCCTTGGCACTCCGCCCGGCCGCGAGTCGCGAACCGACGAGCGGCATAGCCACCTCCTCTGGTAGGGGTGACCTCCGCGCTGGTGTGTCGCCGACGGCCGCCGCTGAGTCCGAGGGCGGCGTGGCGACGGTCGCGCAGCGCACGAGACGACTAGACGACGCGCCGCAACAGGGCCCGGAGTATTGGCTCGCGAGGATGGAGGCGCGGATGGTCGCCAACTACGATCGGGCTCTGCGCGATCAGCAGGGTCGGACCGCGGTCGACGGCTTGCGGGCCCTGGTGTCGGCGATGGCGCGTGGTACGGCGCGCAAGTCGCTCGTGCTGTTCTCCGAAGGCCTGCAGACCTCCGACCAGGCTCGCGCGATGCTGGACACGCTCATCGCCACGGCCAACCGCGCTGGCGTGACGTTCTACGCGGTCGATGCGGCCGGGCTACGGGCCCACAGCACGCTGGCCTCCACGGGCCGTGAGTTGGAAGTCGCTGGCCGTGAGGGGCTGGGAGACGTGCGTCGCAATGACGGCGCCTGGACGAAGGACCTCGAGCGCCAGAGTGATCTCCTGCGGTCCGACGGCACGTCCACACTGGGGCGACTCGCCAAGGATACCGGGGGCTTCTTGCTGGAGAACTCCAATGCCGTGGACGCGATGGCCGCACGCCTCGAGCAGGACCAACGAGCGCAGTACGTTCTGGCCTACACGTCGAGCAAGCCAGCACTGGACGGTACGTATCGAAAGGTCAGCGTGAAGGTGAAGCGCAAGGGCGCGCGACCGACCGCGCGTACCGGGTACTGGGCGGTCGCGGTCCCGTCCGACGAACAGCCGCAGCGATGA
- a CDS encoding DUF433 domain-containing protein, translating into MTTLAERITVDPAQCGGRPCVRGLRIRVTDVLDLLASGLSAAQVIEELPDLELEDVTACLRFASRRLAHPIVAA; encoded by the coding sequence ATGACGACGCTGGCTGAGCGCATCACCGTCGATCCCGCGCAGTGTGGCGGACGCCCCTGTGTGCGTGGCTTGCGCATCCGGGTCACCGACGTGCTCGACCTGCTCGCCTCGGGCTTGAGTGCCGCTCAGGTCATCGAGGAACTGCCCGACCTCGAGCTCGAGGACGTCACCGCCTGCCTCCGGTTCGCCAGCCGTCGCCTGGCGCATCCTATCGTCGCCGCGTGA